One region of Desmodus rotundus isolate HL8 chromosome 11, HLdesRot8A.1, whole genome shotgun sequence genomic DNA includes:
- the TAAR1 gene encoding trace amine-associated receptor 1, translating to MMSFCHNTINISCVKSSWSNDVRASLYSLMVLIILTTMVGNLTVIISISHFKQLQTPTNWLIHSMATVDFLLGCLVMPYSMVRSVEHCWYFGEAFCKTHTSIDIMLSSASIFHLSFISIDRYYAVCDPLRYKAKISVLVIFMMILISWSIPALFAFGMIFLELNFKGAEQMYYKHINCLGGCSVFFSKPSGVLAFMISFYIPGSIMLCVYYRIYFIAKGQAKSINDANQKLQIGLEEKNGISRSKERKAAKTLGIVMGVFLICWCPFFVCTVLDPFLNYAIPPALNDALIWFGYLNSTFNPMVYAFFYPWFRRALKMIVFGKIFQRDSSRYKLFLESDP from the coding sequence ATGATGTCCTTTTGCCACAATACAATTAATATTTCCTGTGTGAAAAGCAGCTGGTCGAATGATGTCCGTGCCTCCCTATATAGTTTAATGGTGCTCATAATTCTGACCACAATGGTCGGTAATCTGACAGTTATTATTTCCATATCGCACTTCAAACAACTTCAGACCCCAACTAATTGGCTCATTCATTCCATGGCCACAGTGGACTTTCTGCTGGGGTGCCTGGTCATGCCTTATAGCATGGTCAGATCTGTTGAGCACTGCTGGTATTTTGGAGAAGCCTTCTGTAAAACTCATACCAGTATTGACATTATGCTCAGTTCAGCATCCATTTTCCACTTGTCCTTCATTTCCATTGACCGCTACTATGCTGTGTGTGACCCATTGAGATACAAAGCCAAGATCAGTGTCTTAGTTATCTTTATGATGATATTGATTAGCTGGAGCATCCCTGCTCTTTTTGCATTTGGAATGATCTTTCTGGAGCTAAACTTCAAAGGAGCTGAACAGATGTATTACAAACACATTAATTGCTTAGGGGGTTGCTCTGTCTTCTTTAGCAAACCATCCGGGGTACTGGCCTTTATGATCTCTTTTTACATACCTGGATCTATTATGTTATGTGTCTATTATAGAATATATTTCATAGCTAAAGGGCAGGCAAAATCAATTAATGATGCCAATCAGAAGCTTCAAATTGGAttggaagagaaaaatggaatttcacggagcaaagaaagaaaagctgcaaAGACTTTAGGGATTGTGATGGGAGTTTTCCTAATATGCTGGTGTCCTTTCTTTGTCTGCACGGTCCTCGATCCTTTCCTGAACTATGCTATTCCACCCGCCTTGAATGACGCATTGATTTGGTTTGGCTACTTGAACTCTACTTTTAATCCAATGGTTTATGCATTTTTCTATCCCTGGTTCAGAAGAGCACTGAAGATGATtgtatttggtaaaattttccaAAGAGATTCATCTaggtataaattatttttagaatcagATCCATAG